The Bubalus bubalis isolate 160015118507 breed Murrah chromosome 16, NDDB_SH_1, whole genome shotgun sequence genome window below encodes:
- the THY1 gene encoding thy-1 membrane glycoprotein — MNPTIGIALLLTVLQVARGQKVTSLTACLVNQSLRLDCHHENTTTTPIQYEFSLTRDTKKWVLSGSNGVTRPEYSSRTKFFSKYNLKVLYLSNFTTKDEGIYTCELRLSGPNPTVSNKDVSVLRDKLVRCGGISLLIQNTSWLLLLLLSLPLLQAMDFISL, encoded by the exons ATGAACCCTACCATCGGCATCGCCCTCCTGCTAACAG TCTTACAGGTGGCCCGTGGGCAGAAGGTGACCAGCCTGACAGCCTGCCTGGTGAACCAGAGCCTTCGTCTAGACTGCCATCATGAGAATACCACCACCACGCCCATTCAGTATGAGTTCAGCCTGACCCGTGACACAAAGAAGTGGGTGCTCTCTGGCTCCAATGGGGTCACTAGGCCAGAATACAGCTCCCGAACCAAATTCTTCAGCAAGTACAACCTCAAGGTCCTCTACCTGTCCAACTTCACCACCAAGGATGAGGGGATCTACACGTGTGAACTCCGCCTCTCTGGCCCGAATCCCACCGTCTCCAATAAGGATGTCTCTGTGTTGAGAG ATAAACTGGTCAGGTGTGGGGGCATAAGCCTGCTGATCCAGAACACCtcgtggctgctgctgctgctgctctccctgcctctgctGCAGGCCATGGACTTCATCTCCTTGTGA